CATGCCGCTCCGCGGATGGTTTCGAGAGCGTCGGGAGTCATTCGCGCAGCCCGGGGAACGGGAGCGAAGCGTCGGCCGAGAGGTCCAGGTCCGAACTCTCCCCCAGGAGCAGGCGAAAAGCCGCTGTGCGGGCGACCATGGCCCCGTTGTCCACAGACAACCGGGGAGTCGCGTGAAAGAGCTCGACCTCGGGGGGATGCCGCCGGCGCAACTCGCGGCGCAAGGCGCTGTTTGCCGACACACCCCCGGCCACCAGGATCCTGTCGGTCCCCGTGCGTTCCACCGCCTGCGTCGCGCGGGTCGCAAGGACGTCGTTGACCGCGGCCTGAAAGGATGCGGCCACGTGGGCGCGCTCCGCGTCGAGGCCGCCGTTGGCCTCGAGTTCGGCAACCTGGGTCGCGACCGCGGTCTTGAGCCCGCTGAACGAGAAGTCCAGCGCCTCCGTCGCGCCCGGCTTTCCGGAGGATGCGAGCAGTGGCCGCGGGAACGAGTACCGGGCCGGGTCCCCCTCGGTCGCAAGCGCCTCGAGCGGGGCTCCGCCCGGATAGGGCAGCCCGAGCAGACGCGCCACCTTGTCGAACGCTTCCCCCGCAGCGTCGTCGCGGGTGCGGCCCAGCAGCCGGTACTCGCCCCAGGCGGTCGCGTGGAGGAGCAGCGTGTGTCCCCCGGAGACCAGAAGCGCCACGAAGGGTGGCTCCGCGCCGGGATCCTCGATGTGGGGGGCGAACAGGTGGGCCTCCATGTGATGCACGCCCACGACGGGGACCCCCGACGCGTAGGCGGCCGCCTTCGCCCAGCACACCCCCACCAGCAGGGCTCCGATCAGCCCGGGGCCGGCAGTCACGCCGATGCCGTCGAGTTCCGCCAGCATGCATCCGGCGTCGTCCAGCGCACGGCCAACGACATCGTCGACCACCTGCAGATGAGCCCGGGCGGCGAGCTCCGGAACCACGCCGCCGTAGACGGCGTGCATGTCCTGGGAGAGGATCACGTGTGAGCGCAGATCGTGCGCGCCATGGAGCACGGCCGCGGAGGTTTCGTCGCAACTGGTCTCGATGCCGAGAACGAGGAGATCGCTCACCGCCCCTCGGACCCCTCTCTGCCGACCAGCTCGACCCGCACTTCGACCGTGTCCGGCGAGAAGCTGATCAACTCGCCCGAAATGCCGTTGCCGACGCCCACGCGAACCACCTGCGACCCCGCGATGCGCGACAGGTCCACGGGATCGAGGCGAATCGTGCTGAGCTCCGCGACCCGGCTTGCCGGCCCGATTACGCGAATGGTCGCGGGGGAGGCGGTGGGGGGCGCGGCCAACGTCAACTCGTCACGCGGGACGCCGACCACGGTGGGGGCGACGGGCACCTCCACCGCCACCATGGGTTCGAAGGCGATGGCGACCGCGGCCGGCTCCACGGCCTCGACGACCACTCCCTCGATGCCCTGCAGGCGCACCCAGTTGCGATCGATCACCAGGGACGTGTCGGCGGAGCCCACCGCATCCACGGGGACCATGATCGAAGGCTGGTTCCCGGCGAGGCGCAGGAGTTGACGGGCCGTGCCCGCCAGCCGAACCGTCGCGCTGGAGGGCGTCGGGGTACCCGAGACCGCCCACTGTGGATCGTTCAGCTGCACGCGCACCGGCACGCCGTCGAAGGCCCGGCGCTCCGGCTGCTCCATCTGCACGACGACCCACAGAACGACAGCAAGCGCAAGCGCGGCAAGCATCGGAGTCGAGTTGCGCCCCGACTCGGATGCCTGCCAGGGCAGCTTCAGCTTGCCAGCAGCCTCTGGATCAGTTCGAGGTTTTCCGGGGAATCCCACTCGGTTGCTCCCGCGATCTTCTTGTAGATGACCCCGTCCTTGCCGATCAGGAAGGACTCGGGGACCCCAGTGGTTCGGTAGGTCTGCCTGATCCGCCCGGACGCGTCGTGCAGGATCGTGAAGGTGAGCCCGTGCTCGCGGGCGAACAGGCCCACGTCGCCGCCGGGATTGCCGGCTTCATCGCGCTCGCCCTGCGCCGCATCCACGCTTACGGCGAGGATATCGAAGGGCTGGCCGTCGAGCTGTTCGTACAGGCGCTGCATCGAGGGCATCTCCACGATGCAGGGGCCGCACCAGGTGGCCCAGATGTTGACCAGCACCACCCGGCCGCGGTGATCCTCGAGGGAGACGGGGGTCCCCTGGAGGTCGGAGATCGTGAAGGCCGGGGCGTCGGCCCCCAGGCCTACCGGCTGAAACCGTCCCCGGCCCGCCCAGGCCATGAGGACGAGCGCACCGGCCCCCAGCACGGCCACCAGATACGGAATGCGCGAAGGTCTGTGGGTCATGTCGACGGCCTCTCGGAACCAGCGGATCGAACCTGTAACGATATCACCCTTATCATGTTCGCACCCATGGTGATTGTTCCTGCGTTTCCGGCTGTGTCGGGCCGGGGGAGGCCGCCCGGCAGCAGCGCGCGGTCGCCGATCACCAGCCGCACTTCGGACCCCACCTCCACGGTGCTCGCCGCCGCCGGATCCTGCTCGATTACCACGGCCGGCTCCAAACTCGTGAGCGCGTCCATTTCGATCTCGGTGACGAAGAGCCCGAGGGAGTCGAGCAGGAGGAAGGCTTCCTCCTCGCTCAGTCCGAGGAGGATCGGCATTTCCACCACCGGCGGCCCCAGGCTGATCGCGAGCCGCACTTCGAAAGGCAGGGCCACGGCGGTTCCCGCCTCCGGTTCCATGGCGACCACTTCGCCGGCGGGCTCCGCGTCCTCCAGGGAGTCCACGGCGACCGTGAACCCGTTCGCTCCGAGGAGGACGCGCGCCCTCCGTTCGTGCTGGCCGATCACGTCGGGAACGGCGCGATGCTCCGGACCCAGGCTGATGGCGAATTCGATGGCCGCTCCGGGAAGGGCGAGCTGGCCGGGCAGCGGGGTCTGGCCCAGGATGGAGCCGGTGGCGGCGGAGGGGTGGTACATCGAGTCGACTGCGCCCAGCCCGAGTCCCGCCCCTGCGGCGCGGGCAGCGGCGACCTGGAGGTCGAGTCCGGTCAGATCGGGCACGCTCAGCAGGTCCGGAGGCGGAGCGGGCACCGGGAATACGACCCGAGTGGCGGCCACGTAGCCGCCAACGAACATCACGCCCAGCAGAACCGCGCCGCGCAGCACGCGCCCGAGGACTCCGGCCGGACGCCTTCCGCGGGAGCTTGCGCGTCTCTTCCTTTTCGTCGAACGGCGCTTGCGACCGCCGCCACGGGCGGGCCTGCGCCGACCAATCGAGCTTCCCAGCCTCATCGGATTCTCCGCATGCGCGCCGCGAACGCGCCGTCGAAACCGGTGCTCTGCGGCAGGACGCACAGGTGACCGCGATCGTCCATGACCTCCGGATCCATGTCTTCGGGAGCTTCCCGGCGGAATTCGGGGTGCCGGCTCAGGAATCCCTCCACGACGTCGACGTTTTCCTCTGGCTCCAATGTACACGTGGAGTACACCAGAAGTCCCCCGGCGGGAACGGCCCGGGATGCACCCGCGAGGAGCCGGGACTGGACGCCGGCCAGCCTCGCGGGATCCGTCTCCGTCAGGCGCCATCTGACGTCGGGACGGCGGGCCAGGGTACCCGTGCCGGTGCACGGCGCATCCACCAGGACGAGGTCGGCCCGGCGCACGGGTGCGGCACCGGCGTCCGCGACCACGGCGCCCACGCGGGCTCCGAGGCGCAGGGCGGACCCGGTCACGAGCTTCAGGCGGGGCGGGGAAAGGTCGGCTGCCAGCACGTACCCTGCGCGTTCCGATAGCACCAGCGCCTTGCCCCCGGGTGCGGCGCACAGATCGGCCACGAGGGCGCCCGGAGGTGGGTCGGCGTAGCGCGCCACCAGCGCGGCGCCGGGGTCCTGGATGACGCCGGGGACGGCCCCGAGCACGCGCGCCGGGTCGGTCCCGGCCGCGAGACGCAGGCAACCGGAGCCGAGCCCGGCTGCGGTTGCGGTCAGGCCGGCGGCCCGCAACCGCTTGAGGGCGGGTTCGGGTTCGATGCCCACGGGGCGGAAGAAGAGCCCTGGCACACCGTTGTCATGCCTCAGGAGCGCCTCGGTGGCGGTCGCCCCCCAGCGCGCGAGCCAGCGTCGCACCAGCCACCGGGGATGGGAGTGCCAGTGCGTGAGATGGTCCTCGAGGTCGGTCTCGCGGTTGGGGAAGGCGTCCGCGGGCGATCCCTCGCGTGCCGAGGCGCGCAGAACGGCGTTGATCAGTCCTGCAGCCCTTCCGGCACCGGCCGCGCGCGCGAGCTCCACTGTGGACGACACCGCCGCGTACGTGGGCACGCCCTCCATGTAGTGCAGTTGGTACGCGCCCATGCGCAGCAGGTCGAGGACCGCCGCATCGAGCCGCTCAGGTCCCCGGCGCGCGTGCAGCGCGATCGTGTAGTCCAGGCGGCCGCGCAGCCGCGCCACCCCGTAAGCGAGGGCGTGCACCCAGTGCCGGTCGCGGGGCGACAGGGCGCCGGCGCGCGTGTCCAGAGCGCGATCCAGACGCTGGCCCCGGGTGCAGGCGGCGAGCACCCGGAACGCGACTCTTCTGGCGTCGCGCGATCCGTCCGCGCCCATTCGCCGCTCGCGCGTGCTACTCCGGCAGCGGGGGCGAGGAGGGGACCGCCACCTCGCGCGTGGGCATGCGGCCTGCCAGGTAGGCGAGCCGGCCCGCGACCACCGCCTCGCGCATCGCGGCCGCCATGCGCACGGGATCGCGGGCCGCCGCGATGGCGGTGTTCATGAGCACCCCGTCCACCCCCTGCTCCATGGTGAGGCAGGCATCCGAGGCGGTGCCCACCCCGGCGTCCACGATAATCGGGACCTCGCAGCGCTCCTTGATCGCGCGCACGTAGTACGGGTTGAGCAGCCCGAGGCCGCTCCCGATGGGGCTCGCGAGGGGCATCACCGCCACGCACCCCGCATCCTCCAGCCGAAGGGCGGTGATGAGGTCCTCGTTGGTGTAGGCCATCACCTTGAACCCTTCCGCCACGAGCACCCGGGCGGCGTCGAGGGTCGCCTGCGTGTCCGGGAGCAGGGTGGTCTCGTCACCGATCACCTCCAGCTTCAGCCACTCGTTGAACCCCGCGGCGCGGGCCAGCCTCGCATAGCGGATTGCGTCCGCGGCGGTGTAGCAGCCCGCGGTGTTGGCCAGGAGGAAGAACTCGCCGGGGTCGAGATGGTACAGGATACCTTCCTCGCGGGTGCGGTCGAGGTCTATCCGCCGCACCGCCACCGTCACCATGTCCGAGCCGCTGGCGCGGATGGCCCGCACCATGGTCTCGTTGTCGGGATACTTGCCGGTCCCCACGATCAGGCGGGAGCGGAACTCTCTGCCCCCGACCACGAACGGGGTGTCGGCGCTCGCGTGTGTCGACATCACCGCCTCTTGGCTCCGTCCGCCGGTACTGGTATCTACTGACATATATTGTTGTCTACTGCGTTATCAGGCTCGGCGGCCTGGCGGGGGTCGCAACTCCGCTCCCCGCGGCTCCCTGCCGCCGGAAGCATCACCCGCCGCCCACGAAGTGAACCAGTTCCAGTTGGTCGCCCTCGCTCAGACGCACCGTGGCGTAGCTCTCGCGGGCGAGGATTTCCCGGTTGCGTTCGACGACCACCATCCCGGGGACCAGGCCCAACTCGTCGAGGAGGCCGGACACGGTGATGTCCGCGCCCACCTCTCGCGCCTTTCCGTTCAGGCGGATCGTCACCTTGCCGTCCATTCCGGTGGTTGTCACTCCTCGGGCCACGAGTCCAGAAAACGCCTCACGCCATCCCCGGGCGATGGTGCGTCCCACACCGCGCGGATGACCGCCACTCCGCGGGCGCCGGCGGCGAGCACCTGTGGCGCCCGGCCGGCGGTGATGCCTCCGATGCCCACCACGGGGGCCGGGCTTGCGGCCTTGACGGCCCGCACCACTTCGATTCCGCCCGGTGCGATCCCCGCATGGGAAGGCGTCGCGAACACCGCTCCCGCAAGAAGATAATCGATCCGGCCGTCATCCCCACCGGCCTCGGCGGCCGAATGCACCGAACGGCCCACATGGGCATCCGCTCCGAGAAGGCGGCGGGCAACCGCCGCGGGCATCGACCGGCCGCCCAGGTGAACGCGCCTGATGCCCAGCACCAGGGCCACGTCCACGCGATCGTTGACCACCAGCCAGCCGCCGCTGCGGCGCGCCGGGCGGATGAGGCCGGCGGCGGCCCGATAGAGCGCGCGCCCCGAGGTGCGCGGCCCGCGCACGTGGAGGGCGACCCGTGCGCCGCCCGCCTCCAGCACCTCGAGGGCCGACGCGGAAAAGCTCGATCTCGCCAGGATGCGGTCGTCGGTGACGACGTGCAGCGGGGGTATCATCGCAACCGCTGCCCCGCCCGGCCCGCCCGGCCCCGCAGCCAGTCGCGCGCGGGCATGCGCCTTTTTCCGGCAGGCTGCACCTCGCCCACCTCTACCGAGCCCTCCCCGGCCGCGACGCGGAACCCCTTGCCGGGGTCCGCCCCGATCACGGTGCCGGGCTCCGGGTCCTCTGGTCCCGTGGCGGCACCGCCATGGACCACGCGCGGACGAAAAAGCTTGAGGGGGCTGCCCTCCAGCTCGCTCCACGCGCCGGGCGCCGGGTCCATGGCGCGCATCCAGCGGGCCACTTCCACTGCGGGCCGAGCCCACTGCAGCCGCGCGTCGCGTCGGGA
This genomic stretch from Gammaproteobacteria bacterium harbors:
- a CDS encoding PASTA domain-containing protein, translating into MLRGAVLLGVMFVGGYVAATRVVFPVPAPPPDLLSVPDLTGLDLQVAAARAAGAGLGLGAVDSMYHPSAATGSILGQTPLPGQLALPGAAIEFAISLGPEHRAVPDVIGQHERRARVLLGANGFTVAVDSLEDAEPAGEVVAMEPEAGTAVALPFEVRLAISLGPPVVEMPILLGLSEEEAFLLLDSLGLFVTEIEMDALTSLEPAVVIEQDPAAASTVEVGSEVRLVIGDRALLPGGLPRPDTAGNAGTITMGANMIRVISLQVRSAGSERPST
- the tsaD gene encoding tRNA (adenosine(37)-N6)-threonylcarbamoyltransferase complex transferase subunit TsaD, translated to MSDLLVLGIETSCDETSAAVLHGAHDLRSHVILSQDMHAVYGGVVPELAARAHLQVVDDVVGRALDDAGCMLAELDGIGVTAGPGLIGALLVGVCWAKAAAYASGVPVVGVHHMEAHLFAPHIEDPGAEPPFVALLVSGGHTLLLHATAWGEYRLLGRTRDDAAGEAFDKVARLLGLPYPGGAPLEALATEGDPARYSFPRPLLASSGKPGATEALDFSFSGLKTAVATQVAELEANGGLDAERAHVAASFQAAVNDVLATRATQAVERTGTDRILVAGGVSANSALRRELRRRHPPEVELFHATPRLSVDNGAMVARTAAFRLLLGESSDLDLSADASLPFPGLRE
- a CDS encoding thiazole synthase, which codes for MSTHASADTPFVVGGREFRSRLIVGTGKYPDNETMVRAIRASGSDMVTVAVRRIDLDRTREEGILYHLDPGEFFLLANTAGCYTAADAIRYARLARAAGFNEWLKLEVIGDETTLLPDTQATLDAARVLVAEGFKVMAYTNEDLITALRLEDAGCVAVMPLASPIGSGLGLLNPYYVRAIKERCEVPIIVDAGVGTASDACLTMEQGVDGVLMNTAIAAARDPVRMAAAMREAVVAGRLAYLAGRMPTREVAVPSSPPLPE
- the thiS gene encoding sulfur carrier protein ThiS codes for the protein MTTTGMDGKVTIRLNGKAREVGADITVSGLLDELGLVPGMVVVERNREILARESYATVRLSEGDQLELVHFVGGG
- a CDS encoding 16S rRNA (cytosine(967)-C(5))-methyltransferase RsmB, which gives rise to MGADGSRDARRVAFRVLAACTRGQRLDRALDTRAGALSPRDRHWVHALAYGVARLRGRLDYTIALHARRGPERLDAAVLDLLRMGAYQLHYMEGVPTYAAVSSTVELARAAGAGRAAGLINAVLRASAREGSPADAFPNRETDLEDHLTHWHSHPRWLVRRWLARWGATATEALLRHDNGVPGLFFRPVGIEPEPALKRLRAAGLTATAAGLGSGCLRLAAGTDPARVLGAVPGVIQDPGAALVARYADPPPGALVADLCAAPGGKALVLSERAGYVLAADLSPPRLKLVTGSALRLGARVGAVVADAGAAPVRRADLVLVDAPCTGTGTLARRPDVRWRLTETDPARLAGVQSRLLAGASRAVPAGGLLVYSTCTLEPEENVDVVEGFLSRHPEFRREAPEDMDPEVMDDRGHLCVLPQSTGFDGAFAARMRRIR
- a CDS encoding YbbR-like domain-containing protein, with the translated sequence MLAALALAVVLWVVVQMEQPERRAFDGVPVRVQLNDPQWAVSGTPTPSSATVRLAGTARQLLRLAGNQPSIMVPVDAVGSADTSLVIDRNWVRLQGIEGVVVEAVEPAAVAIAFEPMVAVEVPVAPTVVGVPRDELTLAAPPTASPATIRVIGPASRVAELSTIRLDPVDLSRIAGSQVVRVGVGNGISGELISFSPDTVEVRVELVGREGSEGR
- a CDS encoding TlpA disulfide reductase family protein, with the protein product MTHRPSRIPYLVAVLGAGALVLMAWAGRGRFQPVGLGADAPAFTISDLQGTPVSLEDHRGRVVLVNIWATWCGPCIVEMPSMQRLYEQLDGQPFDILAVSVDAAQGERDEAGNPGGDVGLFAREHGLTFTILHDASGRIRQTYRTTGVPESFLIGKDGVIYKKIAGATEWDSPENLELIQRLLAS
- a CDS encoding thiamine phosphate synthase, giving the protein MIPPLHVVTDDRILARSSFSASALEVLEAGGARVALHVRGPRTSGRALYRAAAGLIRPARRSGGWLVVNDRVDVALVLGIRRVHLGGRSMPAAVARRLLGADAHVGRSVHSAAEAGGDDGRIDYLLAGAVFATPSHAGIAPGGIEVVRAVKAASPAPVVGIGGITAGRAPQVLAAGARGVAVIRAVWDAPSPGDGVRRFLDSWPEE